The genome window CCGGCTGCACACGTCGGACCCGGAGTACTACCACTGGACCCAGTGGCTCTTCCTGAAGTTCCGCGAGCGCGGGCTGGCCTACCGCAAGGACTCGCCGGTCAACTGGTGCCCCAACGACCAGACCGTGCTGGCCAACGAGCAGGTCCTCGCCGACGGCACCTGTGAGCGTTGCGGCGCCGAGGTCACCAAGCGTGAGCTCAACCAGTGGTACTTCAAGGTCACCGAGTACGCCCAGCGGCTGCTCGACGACATGGACGACCTCGCCGGCACCTGGCCCGAGCGCGTGCTCGCCATGCAACGCAACTGGATCGGCCGCTCCGAGGGTGCGCACGTCGACTTCACGCTCTCGCTCTCCTCGGGAGAAACGCGCACGGTGACGGTCTTCACCACGCGTCCCGACACGCTCTACGGTGCCACTTTCATGGTGGTCGCCGCCGACGCCGCGCTGGCCGCGGAGATCGTCGCGCCCGAGCAGCGCCAGGCGCTCGATGACTATCTGGTCGAGGTCCGCAAGGCCTCCGACATCGACCGTCTCGCGACCGACCGCCCGAAGTCCGGCGTCGACCTCGGCATCACGGCGACCAACCCGGTCACCCGCGAGCAGGTGCCGGTGTGGGCGTCCGACTATGTGCTGGCCGACTACGGCACCGGCGCGATCATGGCCGTGCCGGCTCACGACCAGCGCGACCTCGACTTCGCGAAGGTCTTCGACCTGCCGGTGCGCGCGGTCATCGACGTCGCTGAGGCCGAGGACCCGGCCGTCTCGTTCGTCGCGACCACGGGCGACGGCGCCTACATCAACTCGCCCGCGCTCGACGGCGTCAGCGGCAAGGCCGACGGCATCGCCACGATGATCTCCAAGCTCACGGCTGACGGCACGGGTACCGGCACGGTCAACTTCCGCCTGCGCGACTGGCTCCTGTCGCGACAGCGGTTCTGGGGTGCGCCGATCCCGATCATCCACTGCGAGGCCTGCGGTGAGGTCCCCGTGCCGGAGTCCGACCTGCCGGTGCGGCTGCCCGACGACGTACGGGGTGAGGACCTGAAGCCGAAGGGCGTCTCGCCGCTCGCGGCGGCCGAGGCGTGGGTCAACGTGGAGTGCCCGTCGTGCGGGGGGCAGGCGTTGCGCGACTCCGACACGATGGACACCTTCGTCGACTCGTCGTGGTACTTCCTGCGCTACCTCGACCCGGCCGATGACACCCAGGCGTTCGACCCGGCCAAGGCCCGCGAGTGGATGCCCGTCGACCAGTACGTCGGCGGTGTCGAGCACGCGATCCTGCACCTGCTCTACTCACGCTTCTTCACCAAGGTCCTGCACGACATGGGCCTGCTCGACTTCACAGAGCCGTTCAAGGCGCTGATGAACCAGGGCCAGGTCATCAACGGCGGCAAGGCGATGAGCAAGTCGCTCGGCAACGGCGTCAACCTCGGCGACGTGATCGACGAGTTCGGCGTCGACGCCACCCGCCTCACGATGGTCTTCGCCGGCCCGCCCGAGGACGACATCGACTGGCAGGACGTCTCGCCCGGCGGCTCGCTCCGCTTCCTGCAGCGTGCCTGGCGCCTCTCCGGCGACGTCACCTCGCCTGTGGACGCCGATCCGGCGACCGGTGATGTTGCCGTACGTCGCCTCACGCACCGCACCATCGCCGAGGCCGAGCAGCTGAT of Nocardioides sp. Kera G14 contains these proteins:
- the leuS gene encoding leucine--tRNA ligase yields the protein MSEQSSDVEITYDPEALQAKWRPVWERLDPFKAGARDGAEKRYALTMFPYPSGDLHMGHAEVMALHDVIARYWWQKGYDVLNPIGWDSFGLPAENAAIKRNQHPSEFTYANIETQAESFKRYAVSFDWSRRLHTSDPEYYHWTQWLFLKFRERGLAYRKDSPVNWCPNDQTVLANEQVLADGTCERCGAEVTKRELNQWYFKVTEYAQRLLDDMDDLAGTWPERVLAMQRNWIGRSEGAHVDFTLSLSSGETRTVTVFTTRPDTLYGATFMVVAADAALAAEIVAPEQRQALDDYLVEVRKASDIDRLATDRPKSGVDLGITATNPVTREQVPVWASDYVLADYGTGAIMAVPAHDQRDLDFAKVFDLPVRAVIDVAEAEDPAVSFVATTGDGAYINSPALDGVSGKADGIATMISKLTADGTGTGTVNFRLRDWLLSRQRFWGAPIPIIHCEACGEVPVPESDLPVRLPDDVRGEDLKPKGVSPLAAAEAWVNVECPSCGGQALRDSDTMDTFVDSSWYFLRYLDPADDTQAFDPAKAREWMPVDQYVGGVEHAILHLLYSRFFTKVLHDMGLLDFTEPFKALMNQGQVINGGKAMSKSLGNGVNLGDVIDEFGVDATRLTMVFAGPPEDDIDWQDVSPGGSLRFLQRAWRLSGDVTSPVDADPATGDVAVRRLTHRTIAEAEQLIESQRFNVMVARLMELVNATRKAIDSGAGGADPAVREAVETVAILLSLVAPYTAEEMWERLGHEPTVARAGWPAVDPALLVEDAVTAVVQIGGKVRGRLEVSPSISEAELEAAALADPAVVAALGGAAPKKVIVRAPKLVNIVL